The following are encoded in a window of Sminthopsis crassicaudata isolate SCR6 chromosome 5, ASM4859323v1, whole genome shotgun sequence genomic DNA:
- the TRIL gene encoding LOW QUALITY PROTEIN: TLR4 interactor with leucine rich repeats (The sequence of the model RefSeq protein was modified relative to this genomic sequence to represent the inferred CDS: inserted 2 bases in 1 codon), producing the protein MVLARRGSVQTPGASPQQPSSDTREEADGASRGPGGGCGRGKGHEAESPGLWATQRDPRASPAVGRSGMEGAWTARFLLLLVGGCWSLPPPPEPICPERCDCQHQQHLLCTNRGLRAVPKTSALPSPQEVLTYSLGGNFIANVTAFDFHRLAQLRRLDLQFNQIRSLHPKTFEKLSRLEELYLGNNLLDGLAPGTLAPLAKLRILYVNGNEIGRLSRGSFEGLESLVKLRLDGNSLGSLPDSAFAPLGNLLYLHLEANRIRFLGKNAFAHLGKLRFLNLSGNELQPSLRHPATFGPLRSLSTLILSANSLQQLGARVFQHLPRLGLLSLSANQLAHLAPEAFVGLGALRELRLEGNRLRELPPALLDPLASLETLDLSRNELSALHPAAFRRLARLRELNLRDNELGALAGDIFGASPALYRLDLDGNGWVCDCRLRGLKRWMGHWHSQGRLLTVFVQCRHPPALRGKYLDYLDDAQLQNGSCLEPTASAQQPSAQPAVSPVAGAGEEQGAPSPGGFGKPQSQAQQPQPRGRALPGAASDEGAGTHGSHQSGLRLSRRGPGPQRPSSSSAPALQLSPPADLLEKPEGTRPPWEEEGPSPPSPSFPADAPSSPAPSAASDSGQRAEMQRLAAKHRERGAPSAARETPPPLVSDPCDFNKFILCNLTVEAVGTDTATVRWAVREHRSPRPPDAARFRLLFDRFGQQPKFHRFVYLPERSEAATLRELRGDTPYLVCVEAVLGGRVCPVAPRDHCAGLVTLPEAGRVGGRAGGVDYQLLTLALLAVNALLVFLALAAWASRWLRRKLRGRRKGGAPVHVRQMYSTRRPLRSMGTGVSADFSGFQSHRPRTAVCALSEADLIEFPCDRFMDXAGGGSGGSRRDDHLMQRFAD; encoded by the exons ATGGTGCTGGCGCGGCGGGGCTCGGTCCAAACTCCGGGAGCGTCTCCCCAGCAGCCGAGCTCCGACACCAGGGAGGAAGCCGACGGAGCGAGTCGGGGGCCTGGCGGCGGCTGCGGGCGGGGAAAGGGGCATGAGGCAGAGAGCCCGGGGCTGTGGGCTACGCAGAGGGACCCGCGCGCCAGTCCCGCAGTCGGCCGCTCGGGGATGGAGGGCGCCTGGACCGCCCGCTTCTTGCTGCTGCTGGTGGGCGGCTGCTGGTCGCTGCCGCCCCCGCCGGAGCCCATCTGCCCGGAGCGCTGCGACTGCCAGCACCAGCAGCACCTCCTCTGCACCAACCGCGGGCTGCGCGCGGTGCCCAAGACCAGCGCTCTGCCCAGCCCCCAGGAGGTGCTCACCTACAGCCTCGGGGGCAACTTCATAGCCAACGTCACCGCCTTCGACTTCCACCGCCTGGCGCAGCTGCGGCGCCTCGACCTGCAGTTCAACCAGATCCGCTCCCTGCACCCCAAGACCTTCGAGAAACTCTCGCGGCTGGAGGAGCTCTACCTGGGCAACAACTTGCTCGATGGGCTGGCCCCGGGCACGCTGGCCCCTCTGGCCAAGCTGCGCATCCTCTACGTCAACGGCAACGAGATCGGCCGCTTAAGCCGGGGCTCTTTCGAGGGCCTGGAGAGCCTGGTCAAACTCAGGTTAGACGGCAACTCCCTGGGCTCCCTGCCCGACTCGGCCTTCGCGCCCCTGGGCAACCTCCTCTACCTGCACCTGGAGGCTAACCGCATCCGCTTCCTGGGCAAAAACGCCTTCGCCCACCTGGGGAAGCTGCGCTTCCTCAACCTGTCGGGCAACGAGCTGCAGCCGTCGCTGCGCCACCCCGCCACCTTCGGGCCGCTGCGCTCGCTCAGCACCCTCATCCTGTCGGCCAACAGCCTGCAGCAGCTGGGCGCCCGCGTCTTTCAGCACCTGCCCCGGCTCGGCCTGCTCTCCCTGAGCGCCAACCAGCTGGCTCACCTGGCGCCCGAGGCCTTCGTGGGGCTGGGCGCCCTGCGGGAGCTGCGCCTCGAGGGCAATCGGCTGCGGGAGCTGCCCCCCGCGCTGCTGGACCCGCTGGCCAGCCTAGAGACCCTGGACCTGAGCCGCAACGAGCTCTCGGCGCTGCACCCGGCCGCCTTCCGCCGCCTGGCCCGGCTGCGCGAGCTCAACCTGCGGGACAACGAGCTGGGCGCGCTGGCCGGGGACATCTTCGGCGCCAGCCCGGCCCTCTACCGCCTGGACCTGGACGGCAACGGCTGGGTGTGCGACTGCCGCCTGCGCGGCCTGAAGCGCTGGATGGGCCACTGGCACTCGCAGGGCCGCCTGCTGACCGTGTTCGTGCAGTGTCGGCACCCGCCCGCGCTGCGCGGCAAGTACCTCGACTACCTGGACGACGCGCAGCTGCAAAACGGCTCCTGCCTCGAGCCGACCGCCTCCGCCCAGCAGCCCTCGGCCCAGCCCGCCGTGTCTCCCGTAGCGGGCGCCGGGGAGGAGCAGGGGGCGCCCTCTCCTGGTGGTTTCGGGAAGCCCCAGTCCCAGGCGCAGCAGCCGCAGCCGCGCGGGCGAGCCCTTCCCGGGGCGGCCTCCGACGAGGGGGCGGGGACGCACGGCAGCCACCAGAGCGGCCTGAGGCTTAGCCGGCGGGGCCCGGGCCCGCAGCGGCCGTCCTCCTCCTCGGCCCCCGCGCTTCAGCTGTCCCCGCCCGCGGATCTGCTGGAGAAGCCCGAGGGCACGCGCCCTCCCTGGGAAGAGGAGGGCCCCTCCCCGCCTAGCCCGAGCTTTCCCGCGGACGCCCCGTCCAGCCCGGCCCCGTCGGCCGCCAGCGATTCCGGGCAGAGAGCGGAGATGCAGCGCCTGGCGGCCAAGCACCGCGAGCGGGGCGCCCCGTCCGCGGCCAGGGAGACGCCGCCCCCGCTGGTGTCGGACCCGTGCGACTTCAACAAATTCATCCTCTGCAACCTGACGGTGGAGGCGGTGGGCACGGACACCGCCACCGTGCGCTGGGCTGTCCGCGAGCACCGCAGCCCCCGGCCGCCCGACGCCGCCCGCTTCCGCCTGCTCTTCGACCGCTTCGGGCAGCAGCCCAAATTCCACCGCTTCGTCTACCTGCCCGAGCGGAGCGAGGCGGCCACGCTGCGGGAGCTGCGCGGAGACACCCCCTACCTGGTGTGCGTGGAGGCGGTCCTCGGGGGGCGGGTGTGCCCCGTGGCTCCCCGGGACCACTGCGCCGGCCTGGTCACCCTGCCCGAAGCCGGGCGCGTCGGGGGCCGAGCCGGAGGCGTGGACTACCAGCTGCTGACCCTGGCGCTCCTGGCCGTCAACGCGCTCCTGGTGTTCCTGGCGCTGGCGGCCTGGGCCTCCCGCTGGCTGCGGAGGAAGCTGCGAGGCCGCCGGAAAGGGGGCGCCCCGGTGCACGTGCGCCAGATGTATTCCACTCGGCGGCCTCTGCGCTCCATGGGCACCGGGGTCTCGGCAGACTTCTCGGGCTTCCAGTCGCACCGGCCGCGCACGGCCGTGTGCGCCCTGAGCGAGGCCGACCTCATCGAGTTCCCGTGTGACCGCTTCATGGA AGCGGGGGGCGGCAGCGGAGGG